tttttaaaaaaaggtagGTATGAAGGTTTTTGCATTACAGCTGCAGTGACGGTCCTAAAGCTAAGAAGTTGAGATGCATCATTGTGTCTACATAGTTAAAACTGCTCTAATAACTCAGGATGCTCAGGCACAAAAACAACCTATAGAAACAGATTCCTGACAAATATTGCATTTTTGTgggatttaaaaatgaattctcCAAATTCCACCATAGCAGTTACTTTTCTCCTCTGAATAAAGAGAGCAGATTTAACAAAGAGAGTTGTTGCTCCGAAGAGAAAGTGGGCAACATGGCACACTTGCGAGGTGTTCCTAAACCACACAGCAAGGCTGCACCAGATGGTATCAAATGCAGCTTTGCATCATTGTTGTCTATGACGCATGCAGATATACTTTTAATGATTTCTTTCCCCCCGTCTAAGTCTCAGGTCATCAACTTCCAGGCAACTATCTGTTACGGGAACAACACGAAGGCTGTCAATGCACCAATGATAATACTATCTGCTGATCGCAGCCCAAACCGGGAACGAGCCCAATCCGGAGCTCCGGCTcggaaaatgaggaaaatattttattcaaatgaTGCCGATTTATCAAAATAAACAGCCAATGGGCATCATTGTAGCTTAAAGACAATTAATCAGAGCCATTCTTTAAAAGCAGGGCTACGTATTAATCACACCGGCTTTGAGGTGCCGTCTCCGGTGGGTTGCCGTGGTGATAACAATGGTTCACCTTGGGAAATCTGAGGCAGTCACTCAAAAACAAGCAGCATTAATGAAGGGTAAAAGCCATTAACTTTGCGTTGCATCTGATTTCACCACGCATTCGGGattctatcacacacacacacacacacacacacacacacacacacacacacacacgtacgcacacaggATATGAATGAGTTTGCAGAGTAGAAAACTGTGTCAGTCATTCAATAAGACATAATGAATCAAAGCACGACTCATCTAATCTCCACGCTCGGTGTTATTTCACAGGCGCTGATCGACGCCCTTCATGAGCACGACGCACATGCCACATGCCTGAGTGTGTATTTAAATCTCATCAAAGCCTCAGAACTTTGATGCTGGCATCaaaacagaagcaataaaatgtttcctttcaCGTCTTGCTTGGTATTCTGGGGGCGATTATTGGCGCATCGTGCCTGGTCCAGATGAGAGATCCTCATCTCGCTCCGTTACAATGAATTCATGTCACTGAACTGGTTGATCGCCCTGTAAAGCTCCCAGTTTAGCTCGGCGATAAGGAGCTTTAGCTTTTCATTTTCACCATCCTCCTGACCCTGGCGTTGACTCTAAGGCAAAGTTGAGCTCGGAGAGCGGCCGCGGCAGGTCTGTTCAGACAGCCAGCCTGTGTCGGTTTGCTTCGGCTCACTTCACACAACCATCCTTGGTTCCTGGGTCAAGGGCGGTGGTGCCGTCCCCTTCAGCACTGTCAGATGGTTGTTATTCAGCCTGAGGTTTCCAGGGCCGCCTCTGATGCACGCTCTGACACCGCGGCGGCGGCAAAGGTCACGTTCATATATCTGCCAGCCGCCGTCACAAGGCCTTAAACGATTATCCCGCTTTTACGCGCGCGGAAATTCAGACGTGTGGAAAGTGAATTAAACGAAGGCACGTTTGGAGGTGCTTGCGTGTGACAGATGAAGGGCCGCCGCAGGGGAAAAGCAGCCGACGGGGACTGCAGGTGCGATGACTGTGTGCACGAGGTTCGTCTGGCGTTTGGAGTTCAAACTCCCAATTACAGCCCGGTGCCTGGCCTGTGCTCGGCCACAAAGGCCTTTGTTATCGGCAGACCCACAAACAGAGCTGGGCCGGGCTGCTGGGATGGATCGCGGCGGTGTGCATAACTCGGCTGATGAAGTCGAAACGTTTCAAAAGGAAGGGTTGACGTTTTCATCCGGTGGTATGTTTTAATTGCCCCTGCAACTCCAGCCACGGTAcgagggaagtgtgtgtgtgtgtggggggtgtctGAGGAGACGGGCAGGAGGTGTTTCTGGGACGAGGCTGATAAATGTCAGCTTAACAGGGCGCCTCATTTCCCTGCGTGTCTCCTCACCTTTTCTCAGAGCCGAGGACGGGGCCCCACTCATTATCCTCCAGTTTGGTTTTATTGGTCGTTGGGGCGGCAGATTCCACTTTAAAATGTCTTCCCTTTAGAGATAACTAAGCATACAGCAGTTTACATGCTGCACACCGAACCCGGCCGCTCGgccttttaatttattttgtacaCTTTGATAATTAACTCATTTAATAAATAGAATTCATCCGTGCAGCAGCGTCTGACCTTGAGAGTATGCCGGTGCCATCGGGGCCGCCGGGCAGGAGTTCCTGCCTTTAAAAAGCTTGGATATTCCTCTCAATTAATGGGGAGACATTAAGGGAGTCTTCAATGAACTGTCCTTACTTAAACAGATATATAGAGCAATTGCTCTGCCCTCCGGTGCACAAAGTCAGTTTTAACATCAATTAGCCGGCGATTTATATGCAGAAAGTGCTGGAGCGGCTGGAGCCCGCTCCGCCGCCTCCCGCCATGTTTTATACTCACATAGTCGTTGACGCGGTCGTGCTCCTGGGCGTCGCGTTTGACGCGCTGACCTGTGCCCTCTGCGTCAGGCGCGTCTACGTTTCCCACATCAGCCTCTGCTTTGATACGGAAAATAGAAAATAGGTCATTTTACCTCCGGCTTAACTGAGATTTAATGCAGCCTGACCCGGAGCGAGACGTTTCaggcaacaggaagaaaccttaagcaggaccagaCGCCCTAACTTTGCTCCATTTTGATTTCTGCTATTTTTAAGACAGAAAATTGTTGATTTTATATAAAGTGACACCAAGAAGGGCACATAAATTGGCCAGAACAAGGCCAAAGGCTCAGAGGGAACCTTTGTAGGGCCTGTGGGAATGTCCCTGCATCAAGAGTGCTAATAGAGCCAGCGGTGCCCCTGCCCTCACCGCTTAGAGGGGCAGGATGAATCCAGTGGACGGGCAGCTCCTGGCAAACCTCCCAGATCTTGGAATCAAAGAGGAAGGCGGAGTTAATAACAGGTTCCTCAGCAGGAACCCACACTTGGGACTCGTCCACCTTGGTGTCCACAGACTTGGCCTCTTccagctgcagggaaaacacacatgcatgcggCATGAATCAACGGAAAACACGGACGGCGCCAGTACCTGCGACAGTCCGGGACCCCACACGCTGCCTCCTGCATATGCACTCACCTCCCCCGAGAAGGAAGCAGCTCCAGACTCATTGTTTTATCTCTCAGCACTGACAGGGCAGCAActtccttcctcctgcctcccACTATCAcgactctcctctctctctctctcttactctctctctcgcccGCTGGCGTTCTATTATACATCATTGGAATTCACAGACAGTGATGATTtgacttttaaatgactttagaAGTGGTCTTCATTACTCTGAGTGCGGCTGCAATATCGTTTAACGTGACAGACACAATAAagcgtcgccccccccccccccaccccctccccaccacccgCCCTTGTTCTCACCCCCACTGCCAGAATGCTTGGCTTGGCATCCGGCATTATCAGTGGGTCTAATTTGTTGATACTGTAGTTCATGAGCTGTAAAGTAAACTATTATTGCCTAATGATAGGGATTACATGTCAGCACTGTCTAATAGAGACGTATGAAATGGATCTGGTAATGCTCCCTCCTAACTGTCGAcatatttattttcttgctgtatatgtaaataaatacaaaccccccccccccccacttcgtTTCCATCCCCTTGTTAATTAGCGTCCTAGCACAGAAAAGCAGTTCACTTGACAAATGCTTTGGCAAGGTGATTTTCTCCCAGTATAAAGCTTAATTGCACATTAGTTAAGCTTGACGTAGAATCCTGGGGCTATAGAGGGAGCAAGAGTCATTTATGCTGaggtgcccccctccctccctcgcatTCACCCCAGGACGAGGGTTCCCACAACGCCTCTTGTTTGTCATTCTCTGACACGTAATGGGGAAAGACGCTTCAGttacttttttatttctttgaaattTGCCTTCTCTGATCCGTGTAGGAAGATATAACAGTAACAAGGAAACAATAGAAAACAACACTCTGCTAATTACCTTAAATAGTAGTAGTGAACAGTCAGGGTCCTTTTATAACCACATTCTAAGTGAGCAGTCGTCTATGTGCAGGAAATGAACCGCAGAAATGATCCCCATGTGATTCCGAACGGCCCTGACGTTCACAGCAATAATTAAACCTGATTTGACGCAAATCGAAGGGCATTTTGTTCCTGAAAACCACTCCGCAACCCATTGTTTTAACCTCCGGAAAACTAAAATAGAGTTCAATAAAACAAGCACCTGGGAATGTTGAAGTGATGATTTTCAAATCAGGCAGGCCCAggctgctaggctaatgctaaccttcAAGCACGGATATTGTGCACTTGCTGTTttcatgcagcagcagaaattaaAATGTAGCTTGAAAGAACACAGACGGGCCTCTCTAATTGGAAATCTTCACCACTGAGGCCCAGTGAGTCTTCTCTGGGAAAGTAAATGGAGGTCATGACATGGGGGCTAGCAACACGACTTGGGCTTTGCAGTTTAAAAAGCACCTTCTATAACTCTTTGCACGGGGCCTGGGGGGGGAAGTGGTAAAGGTCAGTGTTTTAGCATGGGGCACAGATTTCTAAATGCCATTTGACAAGCACAAACATGATTACGATCCTGCGGTTTCCACACATTTGGAAGGCTATTTTCCACAGTTTGCTGGTGACAAATACGCTAAGTTTATAATGAGAAATGTTTTTAGAATAGTGTTGGACCTTGGGAATGATACTAATTTGTTAAGTGTTGCTTGCTATTGGTGTGTGCACTCATTCTGCCTACAGTACACGACTTAATTATTCACTAGTTAATGAATTTACCCTCTTCTGCCACAGTGTCCCAAGGGGGGAGATCACAACACAAGTGGTGCTGTGTTTGCCTCAGATCAACACATATTTTCTCAAGGTACCCAAGAGCTTTGACACACCGCACATGAAACGGGCGGGGGGTGTTAATATACGCTCTACCTGGTTATGAATTTTAGTTGGCAATTATTTTTGAGCAACTCACAGCAAGAGCGCTGGCAGTAATGTCCCGCTCAGGCTGGATTTCAAAGTGGAAATTTATTCATCTCAGTTGGCTTCGCCGGTACAAAGTAAACCTCTGCAATTTTTGTTGTCCACTGAGTTCAacctgtgtgacctttgacatgCAAATTTATGCCAGTGACATTAGAGGCAAACAGCGTTGACCTTTGAAGAAAAAGACAGTCTGAGAATCTAGAATAAAGAAAATTTGTGCTCACCATAAGCTACAATCTGAGGTCCAAATATTTGTTGCTCAGCTAGCGAGttactattttttttacctttattttCAATTGTTTTTCAGATAAAAGTGTggagaaataaaatcaaaaaatgttttGGTATTAATAAAACTAGTCAATAAGTTAATTAGTAAATTGTTGATTAACATTTCAATTATTAGCCACccaaatctttgtttttgatGGGATGTgccattttcctctttgctaTTAGCTATAAACAGCACCAGCCAAACCAAAAGAACAAAAAGTTCATGCATACTCGCTCTTGGTGAAAGAGGTGTTTTGTTGTTCGACTCAATTAGAagcaaaaactacaaaaaagaGGTTGATTAAAAAGTTTTTCTGACTTGGACAGCGGAGGCTGATACTCCCCCTTCACAGCAAGGGTTTGAGCTAAGCCAATTAGCAGAATGTGATCATTTCTGCACTCACAAAAGGATCTACCTGGATCAGGAAATGAGGCAAACTGTAAAGAAAGTATATTCTTGTACCTCCAGTCACAATGCAGATGAATATGAGGGAAAGCAGCCGGCGTCGAGTGCTTCCAGACTGGGATGTGGTCACAGCCTCGGCTGCAGCGTTCGTCCTCGGGGGCCCTGCTTTTCTGTTTGCAGTTAATGTCTAAGTGGGAGGTTTTGGGTCTCTGGGCAAGCTTTGGTCATCCATATTAAGTAGCTGTTTAATGGAGCAGGACGCAGCCGTAGACAATGTTATGGGATGCGAGGGAGTCGGGCGGCTGTGTTTCTGTCAGACTAGGGGAACTGGATTGAAGCGTGGGGATTTCTCCTGAAACATTTCACAGAGAAGGCAAATTGAAAAAGGGAGGGGACAAATCCTGGCAAACAACTCATGTTTGTCACCTGGTTCTCCCTCACAGGGGCCACGTTTGCTTATCAGCCTCTTGCAGTTTATCCCCACAATTTCTAcccttgttttttccccccaccccctttttcCCAGATGCACTCCGAAGCCCGCCGATCTCAGCCGTTCCCCCCAAACGCTCGCGGCCGCTTAAGCTAGGAACATTTAGTGCCGATGCAATGACGCTGCTTTTTTCAGTCGCCACAGGTGTGTGGATACTGagtgaggatggatgggtgctGTCTGAGGACAAACTATGCTGAGGCCAGGTCAGATAACAGCCACTTTACAACTGAACTGGGCCCGGCAGGACCTTCCAGTGTCCTTGTTGCTTCACTGGCCTCACTTTGGAGCAGCAAATGAAGACAACTAGACTTTATGGTGTTGCTTTGGCAATTAATGTGGGTACATTTGGATCAAACACTCAGAAGATGGGGGGGAGAACATAacaatgtttggttttttggggggggtagCAACTCCCGCTCTGCTCATTCAAATGAACTGGCTTAGCGTGGACTTATAATTGGCTTATtctgtgttttaaaatgaagCCACGAGCGGCGAGCTTCAGATATTCGCCAGCTACTGTACTCCTTCCCAGCTAcaatgtgaaatgtaaatgagCGCACACAAGCAAGAAGAGACGTTTGAAAGAGAGGGATTTTCTCTTTGAACACGCAGCCCACTCAGTGAATCGCACACTGTGACACTGAGAAATTGGGGattttgattgattgaatcTCTTCCACCGCTTCCACTGAAGTTCACATGCAACTCGAGGAAGAAAAACTACAAACTTCGAGTCGGGGCTGGTGAATTTTTCAAAGAATTCATCTCTTTAAAAATACTATTTTAATGGCTTACCTCTCCCTCTAAGACCTCTCGAGCACCCATGCTGCTTCGGGCTATTTGGATAGAGCTTTGGAGGAGATGATTAAAAATTAATATTGGCCCAAGATTGACAGCAAACACCATTTGATGTGAGCCACAAAGAGGCTGCGGGCTTGTGGGTAACTTTCTGACGGCTTCGCAGACATCACAAACCCCGGTTAATTCTTCACTGAGAGGGAGATGGGGCGAGATAGACGGGCTGAGGACTTGTGCTCGCCCCACTTTGGTTATCTGCAGTGTTCATGAAAGCCAGCACGGGACAAGGGGGTGTGACGggccgagggaggggggggggcgaggcgTACCGGCAGCACAGCATCCTCGGCAGCCGCCTCTGCCGCCGTGGGTAGGCTCCGAGTTTGGGTCCGGATGTAGCACCTCTGATGTTCGGCGAAGCGGATCCCAGTGATTCCCTTTGAAAGGAGAAAAGAAGCGAGCTTCAGAAACGATATCCCAAAAGCACCGGGGCGAGCGTTTAAAAGCCTTTTCCCTCTGAAAATCAAAGCGTCTGAAAGAAGTTAAAAACTAATGAGTCAAGAAGGAGGTGTGTTTAGAACCTCTCCCTCCACTTAATAAATGATTTAATGTTCATTTCTGGCTTTCACCACGCAGCTATCGTTTCCACggcaaaaaaaatgaaagaaaacagcggCGGTTTGACATGCAAGAGCAGGATTTGTCTGACGTGGCTGAGAATCAGGTGTTTCACTCTTAATCAGTCGCTCTTCAGGCCGAGCGATGATCCGCCGGCTGTGGCTCCGTTCAGCCCTTCAACACTCGCAGCCTCGACAGGCAGGGAAGATCCGCGGAAGCTCTCTCGCCGCCATCCCGCGATAATCTAAGATCATCCGAAATAAGCCGGAACGTCTTTCAGCCCTTCAGACTGAATGGGACCCATTGTCTTCGGGGAGCAGCTCGTTTAGCGGGCCGTGTTGGAGCAGACCAGAACAGGGATCTGCGTCTGCCACGGGCCTAAGTTTGAGTGAATGGAAGCATGAAAATGGACTTGATTTAATCTCAGTTTAATTAGAGCAACACTGGGAACGTGCAGACGTCGAGCACGATTTTGACCCCCAAGACGCGATACCAAGTGGCGCCTGTCACAATTTACTGCATGCAAATCCGTCCAGGAGCACaaaagattgggggggggggtcaataaCAATCGGGGACACAAGAGCGCATGTTTATGATGGGCTTTAGCATAAACCAGCCGCCATTTAATTTGGATCTGATGGGGAATGGGCGACGGCGCCATGAGATGCGACGGTTACCGCGGTCGGtcagacagaaaatgaagaCAGACGTATCAGCGCGCCGGGACGAGAAACGCAAACGCGGTGtcgatttaattaaaaatgctaAGCTAGTCGATGGTGATCATAGCGTGCTTCATGTCTAATACTCACGGGCGGTGTCAACATTTCAGTACACGCGTGCTGAATTTTGGGAGGAATCTGAGGTGAGTTTGTACCGAAGCCAGAAgtggttttaaataaaattcCATTTGGAAGTCAGCGCAGTATTcccaaaatacaaaaacaccactttttttttttttaaacgtgtatgtcctgcagacacacacaaaacaaataaattgcTTTAGCAGACCGCAAGTCCTGAACCATAATCGATAAGCAGCTTTTGCACCTCTGCAAGCTAATTGCTAAGAAGCTAGAAGCTTCTGAGAGCTTCTGTTTGCTGGTGCCGGCTCTAATAAATGACTCGTGTGGTTTTACAGAACCCGGATGCCTGGAAGTCAGAAGAAGTGATTTAGCTTTCATGGAAAATATTCGCATGCTCCAAGATGCTGTAActcttttctgttttcaaaaGTGAAATCGTCCGACTTTAACCAACTTTAGTTCGTTGACctcgtgtgtgggggggcaacaCTCAAGAAACCAATCAGGTGCCCGATATTCCTGCATGCTTCCTTTTGTTTCCCTGTCAGGAATATTCAGCTGAATTTACTTCTTTGTGAAAAACAAAGTAGCCCTGGTTGTTCTTCGCCAGGACACTTCTGAGGCTTTTCCCTCCTGttccctcatctcctccacaGGCCGGAGCCTTGATGGAGCCTGGTTCATCAGTGTAATAAGACAGATTTTCATGTGTAATAACACACGTTCTCTCTTTCTATGCATTAGCAAAATGTCTCCTAATACGAGTGCACAGCTTCCGATCTgtcctgctttatttatttgtgttttcttctcgtTTAGCCTCCCCACAGTAGGGTTTGGATTACCCTGATCACTCGCTTGTTCCCAAATGTTCCCATGAAGCGCTGAATAACACATGGCTCTTCTGGGAATGCACTCCCCTGAAAggactgggggtggggggtggggtggggggacacAAGTGTGTATTCTGGGATGAGGTTGATTGCAGAGGTTAACGTTTTCCAGCACTGGACTCGCTTCCCATCTGCTACATCCCAGATTCACAGGCACAAAAATGGCGCttcaggtcccccccccccaacccccccaccgaGCCGAGGTGTGTGCGGCACGGCCGTGTAAAGTGGCATTTCACAGGAAATGGTGGAAAAAGAGCGTTCGCCCCCCCGTGCAGGGGTGTGACCTCTGTCAGATAACACTGTTTTGCAGAGTCAAAAAGACAAAGGCTGGATTTGAGCAACTGTGTGAAAAGGTCACGACGTGAACGCCGCCGCCGTCTCTGGCACGACCAAAGTGTTTCTGAGAAAGGCTACTTGCGTTTTTAAAGTCGTGCACTTCCAGAATCTCCTTGCTTCCGTTCCCCATTCGGAAAGTCACGACGCGGTGACTCGGGTCGATCTCCATCATGCTGTCCGTTTCCACGCCGTCCACGACGGCTTTGTAGCGATGGTCGTACACCTGCAACGGCAGCAGAGCTGAAGTGAGTCTCGCCATCCTTCAGTTCTTTTTACCGTCAAAGTTAAACCAAATGCTGCTCCTGTCTCATTTTCTAAAATATAAACACCTACGAGGCTAACAGGCTAATTAGCCGCCACTTGTGCCACTACATCAAAGCAGTCATcatttgttaaagaaaaaaaaaatcaaaggaatatagaaaaatgtgtgaaacGACTTCTTGCTTAAAACAAGAAGCCTCTTTTGTGTTCATACACTGTCCCAGCACCTCGTACATCCTGCACAGAGAGACTACAGTGAGAATTACTGCTCCGAGATGCCTGATGGGAGCAGAATAAAGGCTCTTGCATCTGCAGTATATTACaattttgccctttgctgttgCCACGGCAGCCATGTTTATCTGCTTCCGTGCTCCTAAAATTCCGCGGCCggcaaataaaacattaaaaatgagattCATGCGCAGCTGAAAAGATGCTATTAATATTTTTGCGAGGGCTGCGCCATGATGAGAAATATATTGCCGAGTTCATCTTCATCTGTCTCAGTGCCAAATCAGAAAGCTCGCCAATGAGACGCGTGATTAATGAAGACGCTGGGACGGGGGTCCATCAGGATTTATGTCCCTCATCAGAAGCATCCTCGGCCCTGGAACACAAAATCAGCTTCC
This genomic stretch from Takifugu flavidus isolate HTHZ2018 chromosome 9, ASM371156v2, whole genome shotgun sequence harbors:
- the tnmd gene encoding tenomodulin isoform X2, with product MEASSKASSEQLLWKDVEDGKAKKRRCYTYQRAALLLVLVVLVLVLCVFSLRYLWRPSLGKVYDHRYKAVVDGVETDSMMEIDPSHRVVTFRMGNGSKEILEVHDFKNGITGIRFAEHQRCYIRTQTRSLPTAAEAAAEDAVLPLEEAKSVDTKVDESQVWVPAEEPVINSAFLFDSKIWEVCQELPVHWIHPAPLSEADVGNVDAPDAEGTGQRVKRDAQEHDRVNDYREVGIELDRRLDERGYCCQDCRRGTRYCRRYYEPLGGFHPWPYYYQGGRVICQIVMPCNWWVARMLGRV
- the tnmd gene encoding tenomodulin isoform X4, with the protein product MEASSKASSEQLLWKDVEDGKAKKRRCYTYQRAALLLVLVVLVLVLCVFSLRYLWRPSLGKVYDHRYKAVVDGVETDSMMEIDPSHRVVTFRMGNGSKEILEVHDFKNGITGIRFAEHQRCYIRTQTRSLPTAAEAAAEDAVLPLEEAKSVDTKIWEVCQELPVHWIHPAPLSEADVGNVDAPDAEGTGQRVKRDAQEHDRVNDYREVGIELDRRLDERGYCCQDCRRGTRYCRRYYEPLGGFHPWPYYYQGGRVICQIVMPCNWWVARMLGRV
- the tnmd gene encoding tenomodulin isoform X1 gives rise to the protein MEASSKASSEQLLWKDVEDGKAKKRRCYTYQRAALLLVLVVLVLVLCVFSLRYLWRPSLGKVYDHRYKAVVDGVETDSMMEIDPSHRVVTFRMGNGSKEILEVHDFKNGITGIRFAEHQRCYIRTQTRSLPTAAEAAAEDAVLPLEEAKSVDTKVDESQVWVPAEEPVINSAFLFDSKIWEVCQELPVHWIHPAPLSAEADVGNVDAPDAEGTGQRVKRDAQEHDRVNDYREVGIELDRRLDERGYCCQDCRRGTRYCRRYYEPLGGFHPWPYYYQGGRVICQIVMPCNWWVARMLGRV
- the tnmd gene encoding tenomodulin isoform X3, with product MEASSKASSEQLLWKDVEDGKAKKRRCYTYQRAALLLVLVVLVLVLCVFSLRYLWRPSLGKVYDHRYKAVVDGVETDSMMEIDPSHRVVTFRMGNGSKEILEVHDFKNGITGIRFAEHQRCYIRTQTRSLPTAAEAAAEDAVLPLEEAKSVDTKIWEVCQELPVHWIHPAPLSAEADVGNVDAPDAEGTGQRVKRDAQEHDRVNDYREVGIELDRRLDERGYCCQDCRRGTRYCRRYYEPLGGFHPWPYYYQGGRVICQIVMPCNWWVARMLGRV